The following are encoded together in the Treponema primitia ZAS-1 genome:
- a CDS encoding PucR family transcriptional regulator — MKISADILSRELKKLFNFAVFGVLDSELSLERPLFLRDGAGVKDNQIYITDAAMTSELPEKKTRSLLLYIQTDTGIGAVDRYIDFFDAILAFRAISLFDVYDAVQNIYSRFDKWDAELQDILIGNGGVQAMLDCSDPVFNNPLILHDNYFKVISFSKQYAEAFPSMSFAPEEGKTGHIGLSEYDVYSMQRAVLFPTSRNGVRSLYVNLFQQNRLQYRLLVLEHSRKFFPTDSALLEHLADRVQAVLSGLQDNAAERVRLPGIIRNILVEEFSNPVSVREQLDKFNWLHNHQYICMKVSLDDGSVKKVSLPAICEGIKKIVPGSCVFEYDSAVAVFINLNEPGENNPGASVDSFDGFSGEKTDRFSILMGTFLIENNLKAGVSAQFSGSGFENIKPYYTQAGIALNLGSRDKPMAHLYYFNSFAKLQILESCTRDLPASLICAPELIALKEYDRKHKTELYLTLSKYLQNHLSHTQTAIELAIHRSTLIYRLERIRSISSLNIEDSNNQWYLLLSFKLLDQGDSYKM; from the coding sequence GTGAAGATAAGCGCCGATATTCTTTCCAGGGAATTGAAAAAACTATTCAATTTCGCGGTTTTCGGCGTTTTAGACAGTGAATTAAGCCTGGAGCGCCCCCTCTTCCTGCGGGATGGCGCCGGCGTAAAGGATAATCAGATCTATATCACCGACGCCGCCATGACATCAGAATTACCGGAAAAGAAAACCCGTTCCCTCCTTTTATATATACAGACCGATACCGGTATCGGGGCAGTGGACAGATATATTGATTTTTTTGACGCCATACTCGCCTTTCGTGCAATTTCCCTTTTTGATGTCTATGATGCGGTACAGAATATCTATTCCCGTTTTGACAAATGGGATGCGGAGCTTCAGGATATCCTCATCGGGAACGGAGGCGTTCAGGCAATGCTTGATTGCAGTGATCCTGTGTTTAACAACCCCCTTATCCTGCATGATAATTATTTTAAGGTTATTAGTTTTTCTAAGCAGTACGCAGAGGCTTTTCCTTCAATGTCTTTTGCGCCCGAGGAAGGGAAGACCGGTCATATTGGTCTTTCAGAGTACGATGTCTATTCCATGCAGCGGGCAGTCCTGTTCCCCACCAGCAGGAATGGTGTCCGCAGCCTCTATGTGAACCTGTTTCAGCAGAACCGGCTGCAGTACCGGCTGCTGGTGCTGGAACATTCCCGGAAATTCTTCCCCACCGACAGCGCCCTCCTGGAGCACCTGGCGGACCGGGTTCAGGCGGTTCTGAGCGGCCTGCAGGACAATGCGGCTGAGCGGGTACGGTTACCCGGCATTATCAGGAATATTCTTGTGGAAGAATTTTCCAATCCGGTTTCTGTCAGGGAACAACTTGATAAATTCAATTGGCTTCATAATCATCAGTATATATGCATGAAGGTTTCTCTTGACGATGGCAGTGTAAAAAAAGTTTCGCTGCCCGCAATTTGCGAGGGTATTAAAAAAATTGTCCCCGGTTCCTGTGTTTTTGAGTATGATTCCGCAGTGGCGGTATTTATTAACCTGAATGAACCGGGAGAAAACAATCCCGGCGCCTCGGTGGACAGTTTTGACGGATTTTCCGGCGAAAAAACCGACCGATTTTCGATATTGATGGGAACGTTCCTTATTGAAAACAACCTTAAGGCCGGGGTCAGCGCTCAATTCTCCGGATCGGGCTTTGAAAACATCAAACCCTATTATACCCAGGCAGGAATTGCCTTAAACCTGGGCAGCCGTGATAAACCGATGGCACACCTTTACTACTTCAATAGTTTTGCTAAACTCCAGATCCTTGAATCCTGTACCCGGGACTTACCGGCTTCCCTGATCTGCGCGCCGGAATTAATTGCCCTGAAGGAATATGATCGTAAGCATAAAACTGAATTATACCTGACCCTTTCCAAATATCTGCAAAACCATCTGAGCCATACCCAGACCGCAATAGAATTGGCTATCCACCGCAGCACCCTTATATACCGCCTTGAGAGGATCCGCAGTATAAGCTCCCTTAATATTGAGGACAGCAATAACCAATGGTACCTTCTTCTTTCGTTTAAACTTCTGGATCAGGGCGATTCCTACAAAATGTAG